The following are encoded in a window of Castanea sativa cultivar Marrone di Chiusa Pesio chromosome 9, ASM4071231v1 genomic DNA:
- the LOC142610507 gene encoding NAC domain-containing protein 58-like, with product MENQQPTSDIRLPPGFRFYPSDEELIQHYLRNKVTSSPLPASIIAEIDLYKYNPWELPKKALFGEDEWYFFTPRDRKYPNGVRPNRAAGLVYWKATGTDKPTLTSCGTKSIGVKKALAFYKGRPPKGVKTDWIMHEYRSSLDTMIWTAKAKGSMRLDDWVLCRVRQKCGVLRNMREDRYGPSYEPPVYVQKVDEPWSMNVHPTLFAAVRNYLYNDCSMLPYFFASQNIPCTDTTANISFQSNNGGKLYPKDDTAINQSQYLASFNSLVNPLKRKPAEGNHKEIFVFPSKKVSNRDNEEVEISQRNDSTAGMKFCGTDPPQDNDFDAAHEWSSFNPYQELDDQFVFTESSNKLEQWREGYVANY from the exons ATGGAGAACCAACAACCCACCTCAGATATTCGACTCCCACCTGGATTTAGATTCTACCCATCTGATGAGGAGCTCATCCAACACTACTTGAGAAATAAAGTGACATCAAGCCCACTCCCAGCTTCTATCATAGCTGAAATAGATCTGTATAAATATAACCCATGGGAGCTTCCAA aaaAGGCTTTGTTTGGAGAAGATGAATGGTATTTCTTTACACCAAGGGATAGGAAGTATCCCAATGGAGTGAGGCCTAATAGAGCAGCAGGTTTAGTTTATTGGAAAGCTACAGGGACAGATAAACCCACACTCACTTCTTGTGGGACGAAGAGTATTGGGGTCAAGAAAGCCCTTGCGTTCTACAAAGGTCGACCTCCGAAAGGAGTTAAGACAGACTGGATCATGCATGAGTACAGATCATCACTCGATACCATGATTTGGACTGCCAAGGCTAAAGGGTCTATGAGA TTGGACGATTGGGTGCTATGTCGTGTTCGGCAAAAATGTGGTGTACTAAGGAACATGAGGGAAGATCGATACGGTCCAAGTTATGAACCACCAGTCTACGTTCAAAAAGTGGATGAGCCATGGTCCATGAATGTGCACCCTACCCTCTTTGCGGCTGTAAGAAATTACTTATACAACGATTGCTCAATGCTGCCATATTTCTTTGCCTCTCAGAATATCCCTTGCACTGATACAACCGCAAACATAAGCTTCCAAAGTAACAATGGTGGAAAATTATATCCTAAAGACGATACAGCTATAAATCAGTCACAATACTTGGCTTCTTTCAACAGCTTGGTTAACCCACTGAAAAGAAAACCCGCAGAAGGAAATCACAAGGAGATTTTCGTTTTCCCAAGCAAGAAAGTAAGCAACAGAGACAATGAGGAAGTTGAAATATCTCAAAGGAATGATAGTACTGCAGGGATGAAATTCTGTGGAACAGACCCTCCTCAAGATAATGATTTCGATGCTGCTCATGAGTGGAGTTCCTTTAATCCAtatcaagagcttgatgatcagTTTGTATTCACAGAAAGCAGCAACAAGCTAGAGCAATGGAGAGAAGGATATGTAGCTAACTACTag